One Catillopecten margaritatus gill symbiont DNA window includes the following coding sequences:
- the resA_1 gene encoding Thiol-disulfide oxidoreductase ResA — protein sequence MNIKRPSRKTLMQFMMVILAIFVIRAWQQQDLTTGMVPSFTSKTLSGEIVNSKPLPDEAILVHFWATWCGICKLENDNIQAVSEEYKVLNIALQSGTDDELKKYAAENNMQIDNIINDNSGSLARLFGVNVTPSSFFVNTEGKIQFVEIGYVTTWGYKLRLWWAGL from the coding sequence ATGAATATAAAACGACCAAGCCGCAAAACCCTCATGCAATTTATGATGGTTATTTTAGCCATTTTTGTCATCCGTGCGTGGCAACAACAAGATTTAACCACGGGCATGGTGCCGAGTTTCACCTCCAAAACCTTGAGCGGTGAAATTGTCAACAGCAAGCCTTTGCCCGATGAAGCTATTTTGGTACATTTTTGGGCAACTTGGTGTGGCATTTGTAAATTAGAAAATGACAATATTCAAGCAGTGAGTGAAGAGTACAAAGTGCTTAATATCGCCCTACAATCGGGCACTGATGATGAACTCAAAAAATACGCTGCCGAAAATAATATGCAGATTGATAATATAATCAATGACAACTCTGGCTCTTTAGCAAGGTTGTTCGGTGTCAATGTTACTCCAAGCAGTTTTTTCGTCAATACCGAAGGCAAGATTCAATTTGTTGAAATCGGCTATGTTACCACTTGGGGCTACAAACTCAGACTTTGGTGGGCTGGACTTTGA
- the trpD_1 gene encoding Anthranilate phosphoribosyltransferase, whose product MNSQALLKSIIQRVATGPDLSKDIAFEEARDGMQAILRGEIDDVQSAIFLIALRMKRESMEENEGILAGILLESDKRQVAVDDLVDLGDPYSGYNRSIPVSSFLPPVLAELGLPTVIHGLNSVSPKFGLTHRHISQALGLSVGHSTTEAKARLENPTIGWSYIDQASYCKGLHDLVSLRDRIIKRTVINTVETLIAPLRGKTTHSILGYVHKPYPPIYAHLVNASGMDTALLVRGVEGGVIPSLRQKGLMVSYQGIEEKDRVDIEPKSLGIEQEMRAIAFPEGLTVENGIEALAEYTVSLGKAALSGEKGMFYDGLVLSASLVLWHTKKANSLEDAAEMVRVTLDSGKVLSRL is encoded by the coding sequence ATGAATTCACAAGCACTTTTAAAATCCATTATCCAGCGTGTTGCCACGGGCCCCGATCTAAGCAAAGACATTGCCTTTGAAGAAGCCAGAGATGGAATGCAAGCCATCTTGCGTGGCGAAATTGATGATGTACAATCGGCAATTTTCTTAATTGCTTTGCGAATGAAGCGCGAAAGCATGGAGGAGAATGAAGGAATTTTGGCGGGCATCCTCTTAGAAAGTGACAAGCGGCAAGTGGCTGTGGATGATTTGGTAGATTTGGGTGACCCGTATAGTGGTTACAACCGTTCAATCCCTGTATCATCGTTCTTACCACCTGTTTTGGCAGAGTTAGGTTTGCCGACGGTGATTCACGGATTGAACAGCGTATCGCCAAAATTTGGACTTACACATCGCCACATCAGTCAAGCCTTAGGTTTGAGTGTTGGCCATTCAACCACAGAGGCAAAAGCACGATTGGAAAACCCCACAATTGGTTGGAGTTATATCGACCAAGCCAGTTATTGTAAGGGTTTACACGATTTGGTGTCATTGCGTGATCGCATCATTAAACGCACTGTCATTAACACGGTGGAAACTTTAATCGCTCCATTGCGTGGAAAAACCACACACTCAATTTTGGGCTATGTGCACAAACCTTACCCGCCAATTTATGCGCATTTGGTCAATGCATCTGGGATGGATACGGCACTTTTAGTGCGTGGTGTTGAGGGGGGTGTGATTCCCTCTTTGCGCCAAAAAGGCTTAATGGTGTCTTATCAAGGTATTGAGGAAAAAGACCGTGTCGATATTGAACCTAAATCGCTCGGCATTGAACAAGAAATGCGTGCGATTGCTTTCCCTGAAGGCTTAACGGTTGAAAATGGTATTGAAGCACTCGCAGAATATACTGTTTCCCTTGGTAAAGCAGCACTTTCAGGTGAGAAGGGGATGTTTTATGATGGCTTAGTTTTATCGGCAAGTTTGGTGTTATGGCACACAAAAAAGGCAAACTCTCTTGAAGATGCGGCGGAAATGGTTAGAGTCACTTTAGATTCAGGTAAGGTATTAAGTCGTTTATAA
- the tpm gene encoding Thiopurine S-methyltransferase: MTDWIQRWKEGKTGWHRDTPNGKLVEFIGSLQLQKAQTVFVPLCGKSQDMVYLLEQGYKVIGVELSALAVDAFFKESGVPYTVQEARDFTVYNARNIRIFCGDFFDLDAYHLEAVNAVYDRAALIALPEGLRVEYVRQLYDIIPNGCRILLLTLNYPQSQISGPPFAVDERAVNSLFERFECRQLQCFDDIKNEPKYLNAGVDFIEKATYCLHKKGKENG; encoded by the coding sequence ATGACAGATTGGATACAGCGTTGGAAAGAGGGGAAAACGGGGTGGCATCGGGATACACCAAACGGCAAGTTGGTGGAATTTATTGGTAGCTTGCAGTTACAAAAGGCACAAACAGTGTTTGTTCCATTGTGCGGCAAGAGTCAGGATATGGTGTATTTGCTGGAGCAGGGGTATAAGGTTATTGGTGTGGAGTTGAGTGCATTGGCGGTGGATGCATTTTTTAAGGAAAGTGGAGTGCCCTACACGGTGCAAGAGGCTCGAGATTTTACGGTTTACAATGCACGAAATATCCGTATTTTTTGTGGTGATTTTTTTGACCTTGATGCTTATCATTTAGAGGCTGTTAATGCAGTCTATGATAGGGCTGCGTTGATTGCTTTACCTGAGGGTTTAAGGGTGGAATATGTACGGCAGTTATACGATATAATACCCAACGGTTGCAGAATATTATTATTAACATTGAACTATCCGCAATCACAGATAAGTGGACCGCCTTTTGCAGTAGACGAAAGGGCGGTAAATTCACTTTTTGAACGGTTTGAGTGTCGGCAGTTACAGTGTTTTGACGATATTAAAAATGAACCTAAATATTTAAACGCAGGCGTAGATTTTATTGAAAAAGCTACTTATTGCTTGCATAAAAAAGGAAAAGAAAATGGCTAA
- the doxA gene encoding Naphthalene 1,2-dioxygenase system, ferredoxin component, producing the protein MWVKVLDIPPKEGTMAEVVVDGKKVFVTMNNGALYAAENRCPHEDIELTLGCLKGNRVKCSLHGYSFDLATGDSSEADVDNMKTYAVKQENNDIYIQL; encoded by the coding sequence ATGTGGGTAAAAGTATTAGACATTCCACCTAAAGAAGGCACAATGGCTGAGGTAGTTGTTGACGGTAAAAAAGTGTTTGTAACAATGAATAATGGTGCGCTGTATGCCGCTGAAAATCGTTGTCCACACGAAGACATTGAGTTGACTTTAGGCTGTTTGAAAGGCAATCGGGTTAAATGCTCATTGCACGGATACAGTTTTGATTTAGCCACAGGTGACAGCTCCGAAGCCGATGTTGATAATATGAAAACCTATGCGGTTAAACAAGAAAATAACGATATATACATACAATTATGA
- the budB gene encoding Acetolactate synthase, catabolic gives MKASDLFVKALENEGVEYIFGVPGEENLDFLDSLRNSSIKFILTRHEQGAAFMAATYGRMTGKTGVCLATLGPGATNFVTCAAYAQLGGFPMLMITGQKPINSSKQGRFQIIDIVRMMEPLTKSSKQIVNGGTIPSLVRDAFRLAEEERPGAVHLELPEDVAFEEVKDWHIFPVHEIRRPDADQKAIEIAVEMIKNAKNPLILIGAGANRKKLFKSMQNFVDKTCIPFFNTQMGKGVVSCENPLFLGTAALSDGDVLHRAVEIADLIINIGHDVVEKPPFFMHKGGTKVIHINFNSAQVDEVYFPQLEIVGDIETTVNRLAQILKAKLGNCSLELLDLRKRIKQAIHEKDNDASYPLLPQRIVADVRRGLDKDAIIALDNGMYKIWFARHYHTYMPNTVLLDNALATMGAGLSSAMACALLYPQRQVMAICGDGGFMMNSQEIETATRLELNLVVLVITDNAFGMIRWKQEGQGLNDFGLEYNNPDFVKYADSYGAQGHKVKDVNQFLPLIQSCFNKGGVHIIDVPIDYKENKALLPEQLRNT, from the coding sequence ATGAAAGCGTCTGATTTATTTGTTAAAGCCTTAGAAAATGAAGGGGTTGAATATATTTTTGGTGTTCCTGGTGAGGAAAATTTAGATTTTTTAGATTCTCTGAGAAATTCAAGTATTAAATTTATTCTAACTCGCCATGAGCAGGGTGCAGCATTTATGGCGGCTACTTATGGCAGAATGACGGGTAAAACAGGCGTGTGTTTAGCTACTTTAGGACCTGGTGCGACTAATTTTGTAACTTGTGCCGCTTATGCGCAACTAGGCGGGTTTCCAATGTTAATGATTACAGGGCAAAAACCAATTAACTCTAGCAAACAAGGGCGTTTTCAAATTATTGATATTGTGCGTATGATGGAGCCACTCACTAAATCTAGCAAGCAAATTGTTAACGGTGGCACGATCCCCTCTTTAGTTCGAGATGCTTTTCGTTTGGCAGAAGAGGAAAGACCGGGCGCCGTACATTTAGAGCTGCCTGAAGATGTGGCATTTGAAGAAGTAAAGGACTGGCATATATTTCCTGTGCATGAAATTCGTCGCCCAGATGCAGACCAAAAGGCTATAGAAATAGCAGTAGAGATGATTAAAAATGCTAAAAACCCTTTGATATTAATTGGTGCTGGCGCTAATCGAAAAAAGCTGTTTAAATCTATGCAAAATTTTGTTGATAAAACCTGTATTCCATTTTTTAACACGCAAATGGGGAAGGGTGTGGTAAGTTGCGAGAACCCATTATTCTTAGGTACAGCGGCATTATCTGATGGCGATGTATTGCATCGGGCGGTTGAAATAGCCGACCTAATCATTAACATTGGTCACGATGTGGTGGAGAAACCACCATTTTTTATGCACAAAGGTGGCACTAAAGTTATTCACATTAATTTTAACTCTGCACAAGTTGATGAAGTGTATTTTCCACAACTTGAAATTGTGGGTGATATTGAAACGACAGTTAATCGTTTGGCTCAAATATTAAAAGCAAAATTAGGTAATTGTTCATTAGAGTTATTAGACCTTAGAAAGCGTATTAAGCAAGCCATTCACGAGAAAGATAATGATGCTTCTTATCCTTTATTGCCACAGCGTATTGTTGCTGATGTGCGTCGTGGACTTGATAAAGATGCAATCATTGCATTAGATAATGGTATGTATAAAATTTGGTTTGCACGACATTATCATACTTATATGCCCAACACGGTATTGCTCGATAATGCTTTAGCAACAATGGGTGCAGGATTATCAAGCGCAATGGCTTGCGCCTTATTATATCCACAGCGCCAAGTGATGGCAATCTGTGGTGATGGTGGCTTTATGATGAATTCTCAAGAGATTGAAACAGCGACACGCCTTGAGTTAAATTTAGTGGTACTTGTTATAACTGACAATGCTTTTGGTATGATTCGCTGGAAGCAAGAAGGTCAAGGTTTAAATGATTTTGGACTTGAATACAACAACCCTGATTTTGTGAAATATGCTGATAGTTATGGCGCACAGGGACACAAAGTAAAGGATGTGAATCAATTTTTACCGCTCATTCAATCTTGCTTTAATAAAGGGGGTGTGCATATTATTGATGTGCCAATTGACTACAAAGAAAACAAGGCACTGCTTCCTGAACAACTAAGAAATACATAA
- the ddc gene encoding L-2,4-diaminobutyrate decarboxylase produces the protein MEKRDILQKIIQILDGENLKTNNQPINHQSVDELKKILNLNKDTSPQQWSEIFTWIKQYLQYSPNTSHPNFANRMWSGANPSSIAGEIIVALSNTSNCTFESAPVATLMETYMVEQMLEIVGFKKGEGQMTTGSSNANMIAMMVARNQALETVKQQGLFRQKPLFAFVNEHAHYSLDKAANILGIGTNNLIKVPALEDGSMDVAQLDISIQSIKQQEGVVFFVCATLGTTVQGAYDNIKALTALKKRHNFWLHGDGAWGGAAMMSSTLKTKFLTNIEQLDSFTMDFHKMLGSNLMCNFLLLNHQNLLSCTCADGDNSYIFRDNEVDLGVASLQCGRRVDSLKWFLDWKFYTRQGFAERVENYYQLAQFSEHFINKSAELEMVSERVSFNICFRFKADNANTFNQQLRDTLLEQEMALLSLAYIGKKLVFRLLIANINLDKVKLTTLFNRLIETGVKIQGHV, from the coding sequence ATGGAAAAAAGGGATATTTTACAAAAAATAATTCAAATTCTTGACGGTGAAAATCTAAAAACAAATAATCAACCCATTAACCATCAGTCAGTTGATGAATTAAAAAAAATACTCAACCTGAATAAAGATACCAGTCCGCAACAGTGGAGTGAAATATTTACATGGATAAAGCAATACCTGCAATATTCCCCCAATACCAGTCACCCTAATTTTGCTAATCGTATGTGGTCAGGCGCTAACCCATCTTCGATTGCAGGTGAAATTATTGTTGCATTAAGTAATACTTCAAATTGCACTTTTGAATCCGCCCCCGTTGCAACACTGATGGAAACCTATATGGTTGAGCAAATGCTTGAGATAGTGGGTTTTAAAAAGGGTGAAGGGCAGATGACTACAGGCTCCTCTAATGCTAATATGATTGCAATGATGGTTGCGCGTAATCAAGCATTAGAAACCGTAAAACAACAGGGTCTATTTAGGCAAAAACCTTTATTTGCTTTTGTAAATGAACATGCGCACTATTCACTGGATAAGGCAGCCAATATACTAGGTATTGGCACAAACAACCTAATCAAAGTTCCTGCACTAGAAGATGGTTCAATGGATGTAGCCCAATTAGATATTTCTATTCAAAGTATTAAGCAACAAGAGGGGGTTGTGTTTTTTGTTTGCGCCACATTAGGTACAACAGTACAGGGCGCCTATGACAATATTAAGGCGTTAACAGCACTAAAGAAGCGACATAATTTTTGGCTACATGGTGATGGCGCCTGGGGCGGGGCTGCAATGATGAGTTCAACATTAAAAACTAAATTTTTAACAAATATTGAACAATTAGATTCTTTTACAATGGATTTCCACAAAATGTTAGGCAGTAATTTAATGTGTAACTTTCTTTTATTAAATCATCAAAATTTACTCTCTTGTACTTGTGCAGATGGCGATAATAGCTATATTTTTAGAGATAATGAAGTTGATTTAGGTGTTGCATCCCTACAATGCGGTCGTCGTGTTGACAGTCTCAAGTGGTTTTTAGATTGGAAGTTTTACACCCGACAGGGGTTTGCTGAGAGAGTTGAAAATTATTATCAACTGGCACAATTTTCCGAACATTTTATTAATAAAAGTGCAGAGTTAGAGATGGTGTCTGAACGAGTCTCTTTCAATATCTGTTTTCGGTTTAAGGCAGATAATGCAAATACTTTTAATCAGCAGTTGCGTGACACTTTGCTTGAGCAAGAGATGGCATTGCTGTCTTTAGCGTATATTGGTAAAAAATTGGTGTTTAGGCTGTTGATTGCCAACATTAACTTGGACAAAGTGAAACTTACCACCTTGTTTAATCGTTTAATTGAAACAGGAGTAAAAATACAGGGCCATGTTTAA
- the cphA gene encoding Cyanophycin synthetase, giving the protein MRLLHRFLSHFFLSGCSDYNPLSVRRACRSKAQARLAFEKNALPYAKGRTFINPYSAFKFCQQQGFPLVVKPNVGGFSRGAYFPIQNKTQLLKATIGVKKWWPNSIIEEYLLGKNYRVVMTKFGVMSVLRRYPPFVVGDGLSSISALIDAENKQREQRQLAPIIQLIPKNRAIKNHLKQQGMNFPSIPETDKRIYLHHKISLKLGSSIEVVEKSKLTENNKQNLSKILNFFKANILGIDVICEQGIEVDFNAQKCIFLELNSRPFLKMHDNPRYGKKPEDLDDFYHKLNQLKVTDNAKY; this is encoded by the coding sequence ATGCGATTATTGCATCGATTTTTATCGCACTTTTTTCTCTCAGGGTGCAGTGATTACAACCCCTTAAGTGTGCGGCGTGCTTGTCGCTCTAAAGCACAGGCGAGATTGGCGTTTGAAAAAAATGCATTACCTTACGCCAAAGGTAGAACCTTTATTAATCCTTATTCAGCGTTTAAATTTTGTCAACAGCAGGGCTTCCCACTGGTTGTTAAGCCAAATGTCGGTGGTTTTTCCCGAGGTGCTTATTTCCCTATTCAAAATAAAACTCAATTATTAAAAGCCACGATCGGCGTTAAAAAATGGTGGCCAAATAGCATCATAGAAGAATATTTACTCGGCAAAAACTACCGTGTGGTAATGACAAAATTTGGGGTTATGTCAGTGCTTAGACGCTACCCGCCTTTTGTCGTAGGGGATGGATTAAGCTCGATTAGTGCCTTGATTGATGCTGAAAACAAACAAAGAGAGCAGAGGCAACTTGCGCCCATTATTCAGTTAATACCCAAAAATAGAGCCATTAAAAATCACTTAAAACAACAGGGTATGAATTTTCCCAGTATTCCTGAAACTGATAAAAGGATTTATTTACACCATAAAATTTCGCTTAAATTGGGTTCAAGTATCGAAGTGGTTGAGAAGAGCAAACTGACAGAAAACAATAAACAAAATTTAAGCAAAATATTGAATTTTTTTAAAGCCAATATCTTGGGTATTGATGTGATTTGCGAACAAGGCATTGAAGTTGATTTTAATGCACAAAAGTGCATTTTTTTAGAACTTAATTCACGCCCCTTTTTAAAAATGCATGACAACCCTAGATACGGTAAAAAACCCGAAGATTTAGATGATTTTTACCATAAATTAAACCAATTAAAAGTAACAGATAATGCAAAATATTAG
- the ung gene encoding Uracil-DNA glycosylase yields MTSDWQAQLDFVFKQDYYCRLMDFLDDETSKRHKIIYPSKDKIFNAFALSSFANTKVVILGQDPYHGDNQAQGLSFSVPDGMKIPPSLRNIYQELNSDLAISPKKSGNLEHWAMQGILLLNSVLTVEKNTPGSHANSGWVNFTDTVIDILNAKKQNLVFLLWGTYAQQKIELINSEKHLVLTATHPSPFSAHKGFFGCKHFSKTNEYLKMHSQQAINW; encoded by the coding sequence TTGACAAGCGATTGGCAAGCGCAATTAGACTTTGTTTTTAAACAAGATTACTACTGTCGTTTAATGGATTTTTTAGACGATGAAACCAGCAAACGACATAAAATTATCTATCCATCCAAAGATAAAATCTTTAACGCCTTCGCCCTTAGTAGTTTTGCCAATACCAAAGTCGTCATTTTAGGACAAGACCCTTATCACGGAGACAACCAAGCACAAGGGTTAAGTTTTTCTGTTCCCGACGGTATGAAAATTCCACCTTCACTGCGAAATATCTACCAAGAATTAAATTCAGATTTAGCCATCTCACCCAAGAAAAGTGGCAACTTAGAGCACTGGGCAATGCAAGGTATTCTGCTACTCAACAGTGTATTAACTGTCGAAAAAAATACCCCGGGATCGCACGCTAATTCAGGCTGGGTTAATTTTACCGACACTGTTATCGACATTCTAAATGCCAAAAAACAAAACTTAGTTTTTCTACTTTGGGGCACCTACGCCCAGCAAAAAATTGAACTCATCAACTCAGAAAAACACTTGGTATTAACCGCTACCCACCCTTCTCCTTTTTCGGCTCATAAAGGTTTTTTTGGCTGCAAGCACTTTTCAAAAACCAATGAATACCTTAAAATGCACAGTCAACAAGCAATAAACTGGTGA
- the sigK gene encoding ECF RNA polymerase sigma factor SigK, translating into MNKNLNYYFSRPLSNRNFQKIYQLSATQLYGVILRILKQEQISEECLQEVFVKIYHNFEKYNQEKAKPLTWMVTIARNHAIDFYRKKRLPVYDDFDLSVIDDEQIQLLEKLEQSENKKQLEHCLEQLPSNVRDAVFFIYFHNKTYAQVAKNMNRSENTIKPWVSRSLLKLKSCMESL; encoded by the coding sequence ATGAACAAAAACCTTAACTACTATTTCTCTCGCCCATTAAGCAATAGAAATTTTCAAAAAATTTATCAATTATCCGCTACGCAACTTTACGGCGTTATTTTGCGTATCTTAAAACAAGAGCAGATAAGTGAGGAGTGTTTACAAGAGGTGTTTGTGAAAATTTATCATAATTTTGAAAAATATAATCAGGAGAAAGCCAAGCCCCTAACTTGGATGGTAACCATTGCACGCAATCATGCGATTGATTTTTATCGTAAAAAACGCCTGCCTGTTTATGATGATTTTGATTTGAGCGTGATTGATGATGAGCAAATTCAACTGCTGGAAAAATTGGAACAAAGTGAAAACAAAAAACAACTTGAGCACTGTTTAGAGCAGTTGCCAAGCAATGTTAGAGATGCGGTTTTTTTCATTTATTTTCACAATAAAACCTATGCACAAGTTGCCAAAAATATGAATCGTTCAGAAAACACCATTAAACCCTGGGTGTCTCGTTCTTTGTTAAAATTAAAAAGCTGCATGGAGTCCTTATGA
- the tgnE gene encoding Succinate semialdehyde dehydrogenase, with protein sequence MEKLIVKQAYTGEILAELKMHNSAQVEQMLSTAQQLHQTGRLAEKQRIAILNKLADLIEAEHEDFARLIANEGGKPIRDARVEVTRAINGIHIAIKELGNIKGEKIPMDYTPAGSGHTANTILEPIGVVVAISAFNHPLNLAIHQVIPALATGCPVIIKPASLTPLCTLRLAELIEQAGLPVGWVQVALLENKDAEKLVTDDKVAFFSFIGSAKVGWYLKSKLAPGVRCALEHGGVAPLIFDEYADEVGFVKGVVKASMYHSGQVCVSVQRVYVPNDKAEYLAQKIADVASQQKVGNAINEDTDLGPLISPKETDRIESWVNEAVATGAKLITGGKRINDISYQPTVLLNPPTDAKVSTQEIFAPVVCIYGYDNIDEAIQQANSLDVSFQSAVFSDNIDAAMNIAKRLEASAVMINEYTTFRVDWMPFSGRKHSGYGIGGIGYTMRDMLEHKMIVVKS encoded by the coding sequence ATGGAAAAATTAATTGTTAAGCAAGCTTACACAGGTGAAATACTGGCAGAGTTAAAGATGCACAATAGTGCGCAGGTAGAGCAAATGTTGTCTACAGCACAACAATTGCATCAAACAGGGCGACTAGCAGAGAAACAACGCATTGCCATTCTCAACAAATTAGCCGATTTAATCGAAGCTGAGCACGAAGATTTTGCTCGCTTAATCGCCAATGAGGGCGGCAAACCCATCCGTGATGCAAGAGTGGAAGTTACCCGAGCCATCAATGGCATTCATATTGCCATTAAAGAATTGGGCAATATCAAAGGTGAAAAAATCCCAATGGATTACACGCCAGCAGGATCAGGGCATACAGCGAACACTATTCTCGAGCCAATCGGCGTGGTGGTTGCCATCAGTGCTTTCAATCACCCTTTAAATTTAGCTATTCACCAGGTCATTCCTGCACTTGCTACAGGTTGTCCTGTGATTATCAAACCCGCCAGTCTAACGCCATTATGCACACTGCGTTTAGCCGAATTGATTGAGCAAGCAGGTTTGCCAGTAGGCTGGGTGCAAGTCGCATTGTTGGAAAATAAAGATGCGGAAAAATTGGTTACTGATGACAAGGTCGCATTTTTTAGTTTTATTGGCTCCGCTAAAGTTGGTTGGTATTTAAAGTCAAAACTCGCCCCAGGTGTGCGTTGTGCTTTAGAACACGGTGGTGTTGCCCCTTTAATTTTTGACGAATATGCCGATGAAGTAGGTTTTGTCAAGGGCGTGGTAAAGGCCAGCATGTATCACTCAGGGCAAGTTTGTGTTTCCGTGCAACGCGTCTATGTTCCCAACGACAAAGCCGAATATTTGGCACAAAAAATTGCAGATGTTGCCAGCCAACAAAAAGTCGGCAATGCCATTAACGAAGACACAGATTTAGGCCCACTAATTTCACCGAAAGAAACCGATAGGATTGAATCTTGGGTTAACGAGGCTGTAGCAACAGGCGCAAAACTCATTACTGGCGGTAAACGCATTAATGACATCAGTTACCAACCAACCGTTTTACTTAATCCACCAACAGATGCAAAAGTATCCACTCAAGAAATCTTTGCCCCCGTTGTCTGCATTTATGGCTACGACAACATTGACGAAGCAATACAGCAAGCCAATAGCTTGGATGTCTCCTTCCAATCCGCCGTATTCAGCGACAATATAGATGCTGCAATGAACATCGCCAAACGCCTAGAAGCCTCCGCAGTAATGATTAATGAATACACCACCTTTAGAGTAGATTGGATGCCATTTTCAGGGCGTA